The Arthrobacter sp. PM3 genome contains the following window.
AGCGTCCACAACAGCAGCAACAACTCCGTGGTGATCAGCATCGCACTGCCGGCCGGCGTCGACGTCGAGGCCGGCACGGTGAGCGGCGACGGCCTGGTCTCCGGGCTCAGCGCCCACACCCGGCTGAACACCGTCTCGGGATCCGTCATGGCCGACGGCACCTCGGGAGACCTCTCCGTCAATACGGTCAGCGGCGAAGTGATCGCCCGGAACCACCACGGCGTGCTGACCGCCAAGAGCGTCTCCGGCGAAGTGACGGCCTCGGGCGAGTTCAGCCACATCCGCGCCAATACCGTCAGCGGCGACCTGAACTTCGATCTCCACGGTTTCACCCGCGATTTCGGCGCCAACTCGGTCTCCGGCGATGTCACCATCCGGCTGCCGCACGACGTCGGGGTGGACATCGTCGCCAAGTCCGCCAGCGGGGCCGTGGTCATTGACGCCCTGAAGTATGCCCAGCCCGGCGGCACCGTCCAGACCATTGCGGGACCGGACGCCAAGCTGATGCTGGTGCGGACCAACTCCGTGTCCGGCAAGACCTCCATCTTCCACGGCCAGCCGTCCGCGGACCCCGAAACGGCCCGCTGATGCCTCCCGTCTTCGCCCACGGAGCCCTGCGGCTGTACCTGCTGGCCCTGCTCGAATCCGGCCCCAAGCACGGCTACGAGCTCATCAAGGCCCTCAGCGAGCGGTTCGGCGGCACCTACTCCCCCAGCGCCGGCACCATCTACCCGCGGCTGGGCAAGCTCGAGGAGGAAGGGCTCGTCGCCACCCACACCGAAGGCCGCCGCACGAACTACAGCATCACGGCGGCAGGCCTCAACGAACTGAACAGCCGGCGGGACGAGCTCGCCGGCGTCGAGAACGACATCTCCGCCTCGGTCCGCCGGCTCGCGGACAACCTGCGCCAGG
Protein-coding sequences here:
- a CDS encoding DUF4097 family beta strand repeat-containing protein, with amino-acid sequence MSENTWTVTGPQTIDVDGVRALKLGIVRGRFDVVTHDENVATIEVSEISGDPLSVSVVDGRLEVRHQLHGAHGWFKNLMESVHNSSNNSVVISIALPAGVDVEAGTVSGDGLVSGLSAHTRLNTVSGSVMADGTSGDLSVNTVSGEVIARNHHGVLTAKSVSGEVTASGEFSHIRANTVSGDLNFDLHGFTRDFGANSVSGDVTIRLPHDVGVDIVAKSASGAVVIDALKYAQPGGTVQTIAGPDAKLMLVRTNSVSGKTSIFHGQPSADPETAR
- a CDS encoding PadR family transcriptional regulator produces the protein MPPVFAHGALRLYLLALLESGPKHGYELIKALSERFGGTYSPSAGTIYPRLGKLEEEGLVATHTEGRRTNYSITAAGLNELNSRRDELAGVENDISASVRRLADNLRQDIRVNMRGLRADLAATAEAARSSARAGGTAGTGPAGAWYSPEGERRLKEAEMLVQAFRDDMRVELRRHAGKSPVTAVTLETVRTVLDQARISIRNSLGG